Proteins encoded together in one Cicer arietinum cultivar CDC Frontier isolate Library 1 chromosome 4, Cicar.CDCFrontier_v2.0, whole genome shotgun sequence window:
- the LOC101498612 gene encoding wall-associated receptor kinase 3-like, which translates to MEVKGIVLLTIIVALLSFVGSVSSTQFLTGCNYTCGNSKIPYPFGIGNSTEQGNAPCYLDPKFELSCVNNSILYIGNLQVLDIDILHTQMEVLFYVSKYYGYEYEENTKPTLNTEWLSISSKENKFITVGCDSYGYLDSTYNSNTYSTGCLTRCHGNEMFDNGTCSGIGCCQVDIPSRMRNITVEAFSFNESLLPSRICRTYSFVVKNNNYSFSSTHLKGLPFKEVPIVLDWHVGEFEDNCSTVSKKNYACMNNSFCDDKHTDFGYRCKCNKNYEGNPYHPDGCTDINECETPNHGGCKSKANCNNSDGNYNCFCPVGQFGDGTKGGTGCQPVKPHDRNGYLMLLTLIGVGAVLIVVFVGIILYSIYQKSRLIKLKKKFYKQNGGSILEQKLGQRKDSSQIAHIFSESEIRKATNNYDESLIIGRGGFGTVFKGELADNTIVAVKKSKTIDASQIDQFINEVDVVSQINHRNVVKLLGCCLETQVPLLVYEFITNGTLSDFIHTQVKVNNETWKTRLKIAAEVAGALSYLHSAATIPIIHRDVKSDNILLDGTDTAKVSDFGASRLVPLDQTEVATMVQGTIGYLDPEYMQTSQLTEKSDVYSFGVVLVELLTGEKPFCFGRPEETRNLAMYFLSFLKKGSLFQVIQGGMLNEGNKQEIKEVAILAAECLRVKGEERPTMKEVAMELEGMRLMEKHSWINEDINVEESHYLLNESSSSIYEHGDSSKHGDIGYDSLKDHALIVMDDGR; encoded by the exons ATGGAAGTGAAGGGTATTGTACTTTTAACAATAATTGTTGCATTATTGTCCTTCGTAGGATCAGTTTCATCAACACAATTCCTAACTGGCTGCAATTACACTTGTGGAAATTCTAAAATTCCATATCCATTTGGCATAGGAAATTCAACAGAACAAGGTAATGCACCATGTTACTTGGATCCTAAGTTTGAGCTATCTTGTGTAAACAACTCAATACTATATATAGGTAACTTACAAGTCTTAGATATAGACATCCTCCATACCCaaatggaagttttattttatgtCTCAAAATATTACGGTTACGAATATGAAGAAAACACTAAACCAACACTCAACACAGAATGGTTAAGCATTTCAAGCAAGGAAAACAAGTTTATAACTGTTGGTTGTGACAGTTATGGTTATCTAGATAGCACTTATAACAGTAACACATATTCAACAGGGTGTTTAACAAGATGTCATGGAAATGAAATGTTTGATAATGGAACATGTTCTGGTATAGGTTGCTGCCAAGTTGATATTCCTTCTAGAATGAGGAACATCACTGTAGAAGCTTTTTCCTTCAATGAGTCATTGTTACCTTCAAGAATCTGCAGAACCTATTCATTTGTTGTTAAGAATAATAACTACAGTTTTTCATCCACTCATTTGAAAGGTTTACCTTTCAAAGAAGTACCAATAGTTCTTGACTGGCATGTAGGTGAGTTTGAAGATAACTGCAGTACTGTTTCCAAGAAGAACTATGCATGCATGAACAATAGCTTCTGTGATGACAAGCACACTGATTTTGGTTACCGATGCAAATGCAACAAAAATTATGAAGGAAACCCTTATCATCCTGATGGCTGCACAG ATATTAATGAATGTGAAACACCAAATCATGGTGGATGCAAAAGTAAAGCAAATTGTAATAACAGTGATGGGAATTACAATTGTTTCTGTCCTGTGGGGCAATTTGGAGATGGAACAAAGGGTGGAACAGGATGCCAGCCTGTCAAGCCACATGATAGAAATGGATATCTAATGTTACTTACTCTTATTG GAGTTGGAGCAGTATTAATTGTTGTATTTGTGGGGATAATTTTGTACTCAATATACCAGAAAAGTAGACtaatcaaattgaaaaagaaattctATAAGCAGAATGGAGGTTCAATTTTGGAACAGAAACTTGGTCAAAGAAAAGACTCCTCTCAAATAGCTCATATTTTCAGTGAAAGTGAAATAAGAAAGGCCACTAACAACTATGATGAAAGCTTAATCATAGGTAGAGGAGGTTTTGGTACAGTTTTCAAAGGTGAACTAGCAGATAATACAATTGTTGCTGTCAAGAAATCCAAAACAATAGATGCAAGCCAAATTGATCAATTCATTAATGAGGTGGATGTTGTGTCTCAAATAAATCATAGGAATGTGGTCAAACTCTTAGGGTGTTGTCTAGAAACACAAGTTCCATTGttggtttatgaatttattaccAATGGTACTCTTTCTGATTTTATACACACACAAGTTAAGGTGAATAATGAAACTTGGAAAACTCGTCTTAAGATAGCAGCTGAGGTAGCTGGAGCTTTGTCATATCTACATTCAGCTGCCACAATACCAATTATTCATAGAGATGTTAAGAGTGATAATATTCTCTTGGATGGAACCGACACTGCCAAAGTATCTGATTTTGGAGCTTCAAGGTTGGTTCCACTTGATCAAACTGAGGTAGCCACAATGGTGCAAGGGACAATTGGGTACTTAGATCCAGAGTATATGCAAACAAGCCAATTGACTGAAAAAAGTGATGTCTATAGTTTTGGTGTAGTTCTTGTGGAGCTGTTAACAGGTGAGAAACCTTTTTGTTTTGGTAGACCAGAAGAGACAAGAAATCTTGCTATGTACTTCTTGTCTTTCTTGAAAAAGGGTAGTTTGTTTCAAGTTATTCAAGGTGGCATGTTGAATGAAGGAAACAAGCAGGAGATCAAGGAGGTTGCTATTCTTGCAGCTGAGTGTTTGAGAGTTAAAGGAGAGGAAAGACCTACCATGAAGGAAGTGGCTATGGAATTGGAGGGAATGAGACTAATGGAGAAGCACTCTTGGATCAATGAAGACATAAATGTTGAGGAGAGTCACTACTTGCTCAATGAATCATCATCTAGCATTTATGAACATGGTGATAGCAGCAAACATGGAGATATTGGGTATGACAGCTTAAAAGATCATGCACTAATTGTCATGGATGATGGAAGATGA
- the LOC101498942 gene encoding molybdate transporter 1-like: MANQNPPSIFISNSQTNPNKNFSAKMIFQKMKANLVLHSKLAELNGAMGDLGTYIPIILSLTLSKNLNLATTLIFTGLYNILTGFIYGVPMPVQPMKSIAAEALSDKDFGVLEIMAAGILTGGAVFLLGVTGLMQLVYKFIPLCVVRGIQLAQGLSFALTAVKYVRKMQDLPKSKSLGQRPWFGFDGLVLAIVCVCFIVFVNGSGENESDKKCCNNGEENDDIRTFDLGERKRTNKVKKIVFSLPSAFLIFVLGVILAFIKKPNVVNEIKFGPSSIKVVKFTKHSWKKGFVKGTIPQLPLTILNSVIAVCKLSKDLFPEKDFSVTSISVTVGLMNFVGCLFGAMPCCHGAGGLAGQYKFGGRSGGCVAILGIAKLVLGLVLGTSLAHILREFPVGILGVLLLFAGIELAMCARDMNTKEDSFVALICTAVSLVGSSAALGFLVGMVVYLLLKLRNWTKDKP; encoded by the exons ATggcaaaccaaaaccctccttcAATTTTCATATCAAACTCTCAAACCAATCCAAAcaaaaatttctcagccaaaatGATCTTCCAGAAAATGAAAGCCAACTTGGTTTTACACTCAAAATTGGCTGAACTAAACGGTGCCATGGGTGACCTTGGCACTTACATACCCATAATTCTGTCCTTAACTCTATCAAAGAACCTTAACCTTGCCACCACTTTAATCTTCACAG GTCTATACAACATTCTCACTGGTTTCATTTATGGGGTCCCTATGCCAGTCCAGCCCATGAAGTCCATCGCCGCCGAAGCCTTATCAGACAAAGACTTCGGCGTACTGGAAATTATGGCCGCCGGAATCTTAACCGGCGGCGCGGTATTTTTATTGGGTGTCACCGGGTTAATGCAGCTAGTGTACAAGTTTATTCCTTTATGTGTTGTAAGGGGAATTCAACTAGCACAAGGTTTATCATTTGCTTTAACAGCTGTTAAATATGTGAGAAAAATGCAAGATCTTCCAAAGTCTAAATCTTTGGGTCAAAGACCTTGGTTTGGATTTGATGGGTTGGTTTTGGcaattgtttgtgtttgttttatagtttttgtgAATGGTTCTGGTGAGAATGAGAGTGATAAAAAATGTTGTAATAATGGTGAAGAAAATGATGACATTAGAACCTTTGATTTGGGAGAAAGAAAAAGGACTAATAAagtgaaaaaaattgttttttcacTTCCTTCTgcttttttaatctttgtgttagGTGTTATTTTGGCATTTATAAAAAAGCCTAATGTggttaatgaaattaaatttggaCCCTCTTCTATAAAAGTGGTGAAATTCACCAAACACTCATGGAAGAAAGGTTTTGTCAAAGGTACAATTCCACAACTACCCTTGACAATTTTGAATTCTGTTATAGCTGTTTGTAAGTTGTCAAAGGATCTTTTTCCAGAAAAGGACTTTTCAGTTACTTCAATTTCAGTGACAGTTGGTTTAATGAACTTTGTTGGTTGTTTGTTTGGTGCTATGCCATGTTGTCATGGTGCTGGTGGACTTGCTGGACAGTATAAATTTGGTGGAAGGAGTGGTGGTTGTGTGGCAATTCTTGGTATTGCCAAATTGGTATTGGGATTGGTGTTAGGAACTTCTTTGGCACACATTTTAAGGGAATTTCCTGTTGGGATATTAGGTGTGTTACTTTTGTTTGCTGGAATTGAACTTGCTATGTGTGCTAGAGATATGAATACTAAAGAAGATTCTTTTGTGGCACTTATTTGTACTGCTGTTTCTTTGGTTGGATCAAGTGCTGCTCTTGGTTTTTTGGTTGGAATGGTTGTGTATTTGCTTCTTAAACTAAGGAATTGGACAAAAGATAAACCATAA